In a genomic window of Roseiflexus castenholzii DSM 13941:
- a CDS encoding MalY/PatB family protein, which yields MPHDFDQVFDRRRTGSIKWTFYGDDVLPMWVADMDFPAPPPILAALHARIDRGDFGYELPSPTLSECICERIHRLYRWDITPDQIVYIPSLVTGLNAVCRAIGESGDGVLVQTPVYPPFLTAPVNQGRVVQMAELTLVPNGRTFGYRVDYERMAAVVNDRTRLFILCNPHNPTGEAYSHEELLRMAAFCEQHDLIICSDEIHCDLLLGDTRHTPIATLAPEIAERTITLMAPSKTFNIPGLKASFAIVTDPNLRKRLMAAMEGIVPWLNSFALAAMEVAYRDCDDWLSDLRAYLTANRNAVTHFVIERMPQVKTTIPQATYLAWFDCREAGIEGNPYEFFRREAKVALNDGVPFGAGGEGFVRLNFGCPRALLMEGLERMKSALDKRSFK from the coding sequence ATGCCGCACGATTTCGATCAGGTCTTTGATCGCCGCCGCACCGGAAGTATCAAGTGGACGTTCTATGGCGACGATGTCCTCCCCATGTGGGTGGCGGATATGGACTTTCCCGCGCCGCCGCCGATCCTTGCCGCGCTGCATGCCCGCATCGATAGAGGCGATTTCGGCTATGAATTACCGTCACCAACCCTTAGCGAGTGCATTTGCGAGCGGATACACCGCCTCTATCGTTGGGACATCACGCCGGATCAGATTGTCTACATCCCCAGCCTGGTGACCGGGCTCAATGCCGTCTGCCGCGCCATCGGCGAATCCGGCGACGGCGTACTGGTGCAGACGCCGGTCTATCCGCCGTTCCTCACTGCTCCGGTCAATCAGGGACGGGTGGTGCAGATGGCGGAACTGACGCTCGTTCCGAATGGACGCACATTCGGGTATCGCGTGGATTATGAGCGCATGGCAGCAGTCGTGAATGACCGCACGCGCCTCTTCATTCTGTGCAATCCGCACAACCCAACCGGCGAAGCGTATAGCCACGAGGAGTTGCTCCGCATGGCAGCATTTTGCGAGCAGCATGATCTGATTATCTGCTCTGATGAGATTCACTGCGATCTGTTGCTCGGCGATACGCGCCACACGCCAATTGCTACGCTTGCGCCTGAAATTGCCGAACGCACTATCACCCTGATGGCGCCCAGCAAAACGTTCAACATTCCCGGTCTCAAAGCCAGCTTTGCGATTGTGACCGACCCCAATCTGCGGAAACGCCTGATGGCGGCGATGGAAGGGATCGTGCCCTGGCTCAACTCATTTGCGCTGGCGGCAATGGAAGTCGCATACCGCGATTGCGACGATTGGTTAAGCGATCTACGCGCCTATCTCACTGCGAATCGCAATGCTGTTACGCATTTCGTCATCGAACGGATGCCGCAGGTTAAAACGACCATACCACAGGCCACGTATCTGGCATGGTTCGATTGCCGCGAAGCAGGCATCGAGGGCAATCCCTACGAATTTTTCCGCCGTGAAGCAAAAGTTGCGCTGAACGATGGTGTGCCGTTCGGCGCCGGCGGCGAGGGATTCGTGCGCCTCAACTTTGGTTGCCCACGCGCACTGCTTATGGAAGGTCTCGAACGGATGAAGTCCGCCCTCGATAAGCGCTCTTTCAAATAA